The sequence GTAGGTCACCTCCAGCCCGCCAATATCGAGTTTGCCGATGCCTTCCAGCGCTGCCTGGAGTTTTTCGCGGCTGGGTTGGGGGCTGGCGCGGCGCAAACCTTCAACCAGGATCTTGGCAGCAGCAAAACCCTCAAGCATGGCCGGGCTGAGTTCGGTTTGCTGCTTGGCCTTGACCAGTTCCAGGGCTTCCTTGACCAGGGAGTACGCGATGGAGCGTTCTGAAGGAAAGACCTGCGTGACAATCATGCCGCGCCCGCTGTCGCCCAGGCTCTTGATGAATCCGCTGGAGGCGTTGTTGGACAGCGTCACGATCTGTGCGGCCGAGCCGGCTGCACGCAAGGCCTGCAAACCCTCAGCCACCGTCTGGCCGGACGCAATGATGATGACGGCCTGCGCATTGGACTGTTGGATTTTGGGCGCCAGGGCGGTGAAGTCGGGCTTGGCGCGGTTGATTTTTTCCAGTGCGACCAGAGTGCGCTTGGCCGTGGCCATGCCTTTTTGCGCACCTGTCAGGCCGTCGGTGCCGAAACTGTCGTCGGTATAAATAATGGCGATCCGGCTGATGCCCATCGAACTCAGGTGGGTGATGGCTTTTTCCGCTTCGCGCTGGTAGGGTGCCCGCACATTGAAAACATGCTTTTGCACCGGCTGGTGCAGCACCATGGCGCCGGTGGACGGACCCACGAGCGGCACCGCGTATTTGTCAAGAAGGGGAATCACCGCTTCGGTGTGCGGTGTGCCCCGTGTCAGGAACATCGCCACCACGTTTTTCTCTTCAATCAGCTTGCGCGCATTTTCTGCCGCAAGTTTGGGGTCGAACTTGTCGTCGAGTGAGATCAATTCAATCTTCTGTCCGCCAATACCGCCTTTGGCATTGATGCTGTCCAGGTAGAGCCTTGCCCCGTCTGTCGTTTCCTTGACGCCCGCGCCCACGGGGCCGGTAAATCCGGCTGTTTGTCCGATCAGGATTTGCGCCTGGCATACCTGACCCAGTGATGCTGTCAACAAGGCAGCGCACCAAAAAAACATTTTTATCACTTTGTTTCCTTTTGTGGTTGGGTTCGGAGGCCAAGTTAACCATGAAGCATTTAAAAGCCATGGGGGGTAAATCCGTAGGCTGGCTGGAAATTCATGGTTTCGCCCAAGCGCTTTAATCCCCACAGCCCGCCCCGGCCCGGACGGGCTCCTAGAATGTCCGACCTCTTCAGGAAAGACCCCACCCCATGTCCCAGGGAACCATCCGCATTCGCGGCGCGTGCCAGCACAACCTCAAAAATATCGACCTGGACATCCGCACCGGCGAGCTGACGGTGGTTACCGGTCCCAGCGGCTCGGGCAAGTCCAGCCTGGTGTTCGACACGCTGTTTGCCGAAGGCCAGCGCCGCTATGTCGAAACCTTCTCGGCCTATGCGCGGCAGTTCCTGGACCGCATGGACAAGCCGGCGGTGGACAAGGTCGAGGGCGTGCCGCCGGCGATTGCCATCGACCAGACCAATCCGGTGCGCTCCTCGCGCTCGACCGTCGGCACCATGACCGAACTCAACGACCACCTGAAGCTGCTTTACGCCCGGGCCGCGCAGCTGTTCGACCGGCAGACGGCACTGGCCGTTCGGCACGACTCTCCGGAATCCATCTACGCCGAGCTGATGGCGCGCACCGCAGGCGCTGACCCGCGCGTCGTCATGACCTTCCCGGTCGAGCTGCCGGGCAACACCAGCGCCGCAGAGGTCGAGCAGTGGCTGTCGGCCAGCGGCTTCACGCGCGTCCATGCGCAGCGCGACGTGGCAACGCCCGCCGGGCCGCACAAGCTGCTCGACGTGGTGGCCGACCGCTTTCGCCTGCACCTGACTGAAAAAATCCGCGTCATCGAGGCGATTGAAACCGCCCTGAAGCGCGGCGGCCGCCTGAATGTGTATGTGCAGCCGGGCCAGCCTGGCGAGGCCGAAGAAATGTGGCGCTTTTCCACCGGCCTGCATTGCCCTGAAAGCGACCTGCGCTACACCGATCCCACGCCGTCGCTGTTTTCCTTCAATTCGGCCATGGGCGCCTGCGAGACCTGCAAGGGCTTTGGCCGCGTGATCGGTGTCGATTACGGGCTGGTGATTCCGAACGACAGGCTCACGCTGCGCGCCGGCGCCATCAAGGTGATGCAGACGCCGGCCTGGAAGGAAGCGCAGGACGATTTGATGCGCCACGCCGAAGCCGAGGGCATTCCGCGCGACACGCCCTGGTACAAGCTCACACCCGAGCAGCAGGCCTGGGTGATCAACGGCTCGCCTGACTGGAAGGGGAAATGGGAGAAGCACTGGTTCGGCATCAAGCGCTTCTTTGCTTACCTGGAGAGCAAGGCCTACAAGATGCACATCCGGGTGCTGCTGTCCAAGTACCGCAGCTACACCACCTGCGAGGCCTGCGGCGGCGCGCGGCTCAAGCTCGAATCGCTGCAGTGGCGGCTGGGCAGCAAGGAGGCCGCCGATGCGGTCTTGCCGCCGGCCGAGCGCTTCATGCCGGTCGGCGTTCAATGGACGCGCGCACAGCTCGAAGCGATGCCGGGGCTGTGCCTGCATGACCTGATGCGCTTGCCAATTGACCGGTTGCAGAAGTTCTCCGGCAGCCTTTCATTTGCCGCTGCTGGCGATGATGCCGAGCAAAAGGCCCTGAAATCGCTGTTCGAGGAAATCCGCACGCGCGTCAAATACCTCTGCGATGTCGGCATCGGCTACCTGACGCTGGACCGCCAGAGCCGCACGCTGTCGGGCGGCGAGGTGCAGCGCATCAACCTGACGACCGCGCTGGGCACGTCGCTGGTCAACACCCTGTTCGTGCTCGACGAGCCGTCCATCGGCCTGCATCCGCGCGACATGCACCGCATCACGCAGGCGATGCGCCGGCTGGTCGATGCCGGCAACACGCTGGTTGTCGTCGAGCACGACCCGGCCGTCATGCTGGCCGCCGACCGCATGATCGACATGGGGCCGGGGCCGGGCGAGAAGGGCGGGCAGATCGTCTTCGACGGCACGCCCGAGGAAGTGCGGCATGCCGACACGCTGACCGGCGCCTACCTGGGCGGGCGCAAGCTGGTCGGCATGGGCTTGAAGCGCGCCGTGACCGACAACACGCCGCGCCTGGTTTTAGAGGGCGCGCGCGACCACAACCTGAAAAACCTCACGGTCGAGTTCCCGCTGCAGCGCCTGGTCTGCGTGACCGGCGTCAGCGGCTCGGGCAAATCGACGCTGATGCAGGACATCCTGGCGCCCGCGCTGCTGCGCCAGTTCGGCAAGGCGACCGAAACGCCGGGCCTGCATGACCGGCTGCTGGGCGCCGAGCGCCTGACGGACGTGGTGTTTGTCGATCAGTCGCCGATTGGCAAGACCGCGCGCTCGAACCCGGCCAGCTATGTCGGCGCCTGGGACGCCGTGCGCGAGCTGTTCGCCCTGTCGCCGCTGGCCCGGCAGCGCAGCTACACGGCGAGCAAATTCAGCTTCAACAATGGCGATGGCCGCTGCCCGACCTGCGGCGGCTCGGGCTTCGAGCATGTCGAGATGCAGTTCCTGAGCGACGTGTACCTGCGC comes from Polaromonas naphthalenivorans CJ2 and encodes:
- a CDS encoding ABC transporter substrate-binding protein, translated to MFFWCAALLTASLGQVCQAQILIGQTAGFTGPVGAGVKETTDGARLYLDSINAKGGIGGQKIELISLDDKFDPKLAAENARKLIEEKNVVAMFLTRGTPHTEAVIPLLDKYAVPLVGPSTGAMVLHQPVQKHVFNVRAPYQREAEKAITHLSSMGISRIAIIYTDDSFGTDGLTGAQKGMATAKRTLVALEKINRAKPDFTALAPKIQQSNAQAVIIIASGQTVAEGLQALRAAGSAAQIVTLSNNASSGFIKSLGDSGRGMIVTQVFPSERSIAYSLVKEALELVKAKQQTELSPAMLEGFAAAKILVEGLRRASPQPSREKLQAALEGIGKLDIGGLEVTYNANDHSGLDFSDLSIIGTDGKFKR